The Elaeis guineensis isolate ETL-2024a chromosome 13, EG11, whole genome shotgun sequence genome includes a region encoding these proteins:
- the LOC105056814 gene encoding protein SENSITIVE TO PROTON RHIZOTOXICITY 1: MIGSGSRNPGHPSAGIDPSSIPISAARGGDDSRSDPMASADPGLPLLNLSVLGQRMDFLRRFLSDSVDRRASLAGDQLQLVSAEIASAVHQTILNGAALLASSQRSGPIPMAAVDPAVGRAADQIVSGPDPASSAVAEEDGDAVEEGDIVEIDAAELLAEQVHFCEICGKGFKRDANLRMHMRAHGNQFKTLEAFSKPPEQDGRRPDGGDGRKVRFSCPFAGCNRNRCHGRFRPLKSVVCVKNHFKRSHCPKMFSCHRCSKKSFSVMADLRSHIKHCGETRWRCSCGTSFSRKDKLFGHVALFKGHLPAVGVGEEELVVGGGEDIGRGGGEPVGGDSFDLEFFERLMKELEGIEGGNWSARQASNSMVPSYYHQQLLHSFCCLF, from the coding sequence ATGATCGGCTCCGGCAGCCGGAATCCCGGCCATCCCTCCGCCGGAATCGACCCCTCGTCCATCCCCATCTCCGCCGCGCGCGGCGGTGACGACTCCCGGTCAGACCCCATGGCGAGCGCCGACCCCGGCCTCCCCCTCCTCAACCTCTCCGTCCTCGGCCAGAGGATGGACTTCCTCCGCCGCTTCCTCTCCGACTCCGTCGATCGCCGCGCTTCCCTCGCCGGCGATCAGCTCCAGCTCGTCTCCGCCGAGATCGCCTCCGCCGTTCACCAGACGATCCTAAACGGTGCCGCCCTCCTTGCCTCCTCCCAGCGCTCCGGTCCCATCCCCATGGCCGCAGTCGATCCAGCCGTCGGAAGAGCAGCGGATCAGATCGTTTCCGGCCCGGATCCGGCGAGCTCAGCGGTGGCGGAGGAGGACGGCGACGCGGTGGAGGAGGGCGACATCGTGGAGATCGACGCGGCGGAGCTGCTGGCGGAGCAGGTCCACTTCTGCGAGATCTGTGGCAAGGGTTTTAAGCGCGACGCCAACCTCCGGATGCACATGCGGGCCCACGGCAACCAGTTCAAGACCCTGGAGGCCTTCTCCAAGCCGCCGGAGCAGGACGGCCGCAGGCCGGACGGCGGCGACGGGAGGAAGGTGAGGTTCTCGTGCCCCTTCGCCGGTTGCAACCGGAACCGTTGCCACGGGCGCTTCCGGCCGCTGAAATCGGTTGTGTGCGTCAAGAACCACTTCAAGAGGAGCCACTGCCCAAAAATGTTTTCTTGCCACCGGTGCAGCAAGAAGAGCTTCTCGGTGATGGCCGACCTCAGGAGCCACATCAAGCACTGCGGCGAGACCCGGTGGCGGTGCTCGTGCGGGACGAGCTTCTCGAGGAAAGACAAGCTTTTCGGGCACGTTGCTCTCTTCAAGGGGCACCTGCCGGCGGTCGGGGTGGGGGAGGAGGAATTGGTGGTGGGAGGCGGAGAGGATATTGGAAGGGGAGGAGGTGAGCCAGTTGGTGGAGATAGTTTTGATCTCGAGTTCTTCGAGAGGTTAATGAAGGAATTGGAAGGGATTGAAGGTGGTAATTGGTCGGCACGCCAAGCATCTAACAG